A part of Rickettsia canadensis str. McKiel genomic DNA contains:
- the hscA gene encoding Fe-S protein assembly chaperone HscA, with translation MQIIEIKEPEQADFKQERQIAVGIDFGTTNSLIAVSTNRKVKVIKTIDDKELIPTTIEFTDGNFTIGNNNGLRSIKRLFGKTLKEILNTPILFSLVKDYLDINSDKPKLNFANKRMRIPEIAAEVFIYLKNQAEKQLKTNITKAVITVPAHFNDAARGEVILAAKIAGLEVLRLIAEPTAAAYAYGLNKNRLTRKLPYREEFVGNMLQHSTATYKAVREDPSSGLTHKLPLEVELPEESNQNGYYLVYDLGGGTFDVSILNIQEGIFQVIATNGDNMLGGDDIDVVITQYLCNKFDLPDSIDTLQLTKKVKETLTYEDNFNNDNISLNKQTLELLILPLIKRTINIAKECLEQAGNPNIDGVILVGGATRISLIKNELYKAFKVDILSDIDPDKAVVWGAALQAENLITPHTNSLLIDVVPLSLGMELYGGIVEKIIMRNTPIPISVVKEFTTYADNQTGIQFHILQGEREMAVDCRSLARFELKGLPPMKAGDIRVEVTFAIDADGILSVSAYEKISHTSHTIEVKPNHGIDKTEIDIMLEKAYKNAKIDYTTRLLQEAVINAESLIFNIERAIAKLTTLLSESEISIINSLLDNIKEAARTRDPILINNSIKDFKSKIQKSIDTKFNIIINDLLKGKNINHIQ, from the coding sequence ATGCAAATAATAGAAATTAAGGAACCGGAGCAAGCTGATTTTAAACAAGAACGGCAAATAGCAGTCGGTATTGATTTTGGTACTACTAACTCATTAATAGCTGTTTCAACTAATAGAAAAGTTAAAGTTATTAAGACTATCGATGATAAAGAATTAATTCCGACTACTATAGAATTTACAGACGGAAATTTTACGATAGGTAATAATAACGGATTGCGTTCTATTAAAAGACTATTCGGGAAAACATTAAAAGAAATTCTAAATACGCCCATACTTTTTTCGTTAGTTAAAGATTATCTAGATATAAATAGTGATAAACCTAAGCTAAATTTTGCCAATAAAAGGATGCGAATTCCTGAAATTGCAGCAGAAGTTTTTATTTATCTAAAAAATCAAGCAGAGAAGCAATTAAAGACTAATATAACTAAAGCAGTTATAACGGTACCTGCACATTTTAATGATGCAGCAAGAGGCGAAGTAATACTTGCTGCTAAAATAGCAGGTCTTGAAGTATTAAGACTCATTGCCGAACCTACTGCTGCTGCCTATGCTTACGGCTTAAATAAAAATAGACTCACTAGAAAGCTCCCTTATAGAGAGGAATTTGTAGGAAACATGCTGCAGCACAGCACCGCAACGTATAAAGCAGTACGTGAGGATCCGAGCAGCGGATTGACGCACAAGTTACCTCTAGAAGTAGAACTGCCTGAGGAGTCTAATCAAAACGGTTATTATTTAGTATATGACCTAGGCGGTGGCACTTTTGATGTATCTATTCTTAATATACAAGAAGGTATTTTTCAAGTTATAGCAACAAATGGCGATAATATGCTTGGTGGTGACGATATAGATGTAGTAATTACACAATATCTTTGTAATAAATTTGATTTACCTGATTCTATAGATACTTTACAACTTACAAAAAAAGTAAAAGAAACATTAACATATGAAGATAATTTTAATAATGATAACATATCACTGAATAAGCAAACATTAGAATTATTAATTTTACCTTTAATAAAACGTACTATCAATATAGCCAAAGAGTGTTTAGAACAAGCAGGAAATCCAAATATAGATGGAGTTATTTTAGTAGGAGGTGCAACCCGCATTTCTTTAATAAAAAATGAATTATATAAAGCATTTAAAGTAGATATTCTCTCAGATATCGATCCTGACAAAGCAGTTGTATGGGGGGCTGCATTACAAGCAGAAAATTTAATAACACCACATACAAATTCATTATTGATTGATGTAGTACCTTTATCGCTGGGCATGGAATTATATGGCGGCATAGTTGAAAAAATCATCATGCGTAATACTCCGATTCCTATTTCAGTAGTAAAAGAATTTACAACTTATGCCGACAATCAAACCGGTATACAATTTCATATATTGCAAGGTGAACGTGAAATGGCAGTAGATTGTCGCAGCCTTGCAAGATTTGAGTTAAAAGGATTACCACCAATGAAAGCAGGTGATATTAGAGTTGAAGTTACTTTTGCTATTGACGCAGACGGTATATTATCCGTTTCTGCTTATGAGAAAATCAGTCATACATCACATACTATAGAAGTAAAACCAAATCACGGTATTGATAAAACGGAGATTGATATTATGCTAGAAAAAGCTTATAAAAATGCTAAAATAGATTATACTACAAGATTATTACAAGAAGCAGTAATTAATGCAGAGTCTTTAATCTTTAACATAGAACGTGCGATAGCAAAATTAACAACGTTATTATCAGAAAGTGAGATATCTATAATTAATTCTTTATTAGATAACATAAAAGAAGCTGCACGTACTAGAGATCCGATCTTAATTAATAATTCTATTAAAGATTTTAAATCCAAAATACAAAAATCTATTGATACAAAGTTTAATATAATAATTAATGATTTGCTAAAAGGTAAAAATATCAATCATATTCAATAG